The Miscanthus floridulus cultivar M001 chromosome 7, ASM1932011v1, whole genome shotgun sequence genome includes a region encoding these proteins:
- the LOC136463818 gene encoding probable nucleolar protein 5-1 isoform X2 has translation MLVLFETPAGFALFKVLDEGKLDKVEDLWKEFTTSDSARKKIDCLHNSAVMELMRGLRNQLTELVTGLGAQDLGPMSLGLSHSLSRYKLKFSPEKVDTMIIQAIGLLDDLDKELNTYAMRVRECCCRTEDRRIPALGIGGDGTAFPAPACSLTTPSRSRARQPSYLTCANPISVF, from the exons ATGTTGGTGCTCTTCGAAACCCCCGCTGGGTTCGCCCTGTTCAAGGTGCTCGACGAGGGGAAGCTCGACAAGGTCGAG GATCTATGGAAGGAGTTCACGACGTCGGACTCAGCAAGAAAG AAAATTGACTGCCTTCACAATAGTGCTGTGATGGAGCTGATGAGAGGGCTGAGAAATCAGCTCACCGAGCTTGTAACTGGGTTGGGTGCACAAGACCTTGGTCCAATGAGCTTGGGATTGTCCCACAGCTTGTCTAGGTATAAGCTGAAGTTCAGTCCTGAGAAG GTTGATACCATGATCATTCAAGCCATTGGATTATTGGATGATCTTGACAAGGAGCTTAACACTTACGCCATGAGAGTTCGTGAATG CTGCTGCCGCACGGAGGATCGGAGGATCCCTGCACTGGGCATTGGCGGCGACGGCACCGCGTTCCCCGCTCCGGCATGCTCTCTGACCACGCCGTCTCGGTCCCGGGCGCGGCAGCCAAGCTATCTTACATGTGCAAACCCCATATCTGTCTTCTGA
- the LOC136463818 gene encoding probable nucleolar protein 5-1 isoform X3, protein MLVLFETPAGFALFKVLDEGKLDKVEDLWKEFTTSDSARKKIDCLHNSAVMELMRGLRNQLTELVTGLGAQDLGPMSLGLSHSLSRYKLKFSPEKVDTMIIQAIGLLDDLDKELNTYAMRVRECCCRTEDRRIPALGIGGDGTAFPAPACSLTTPSRSRARQPSYLT, encoded by the exons ATGTTGGTGCTCTTCGAAACCCCCGCTGGGTTCGCCCTGTTCAAGGTGCTCGACGAGGGGAAGCTCGACAAGGTCGAG GATCTATGGAAGGAGTTCACGACGTCGGACTCAGCAAGAAAG AAAATTGACTGCCTTCACAATAGTGCTGTGATGGAGCTGATGAGAGGGCTGAGAAATCAGCTCACCGAGCTTGTAACTGGGTTGGGTGCACAAGACCTTGGTCCAATGAGCTTGGGATTGTCCCACAGCTTGTCTAGGTATAAGCTGAAGTTCAGTCCTGAGAAG GTTGATACCATGATCATTCAAGCCATTGGATTATTGGATGATCTTGACAAGGAGCTTAACACTTACGCCATGAGAGTTCGTGAATG CTGCTGCCGCACGGAGGATCGGAGGATCCCTGCACTGGGCATTGGCGGCGACGGCACCGCGTTCCCCGCTCCGGCATGCTCTCTGACCACGCCGTCTCGGTCCCGGGCGCGGCAGCCAAGCTATCTTACAT AG
- the LOC136463818 gene encoding probable nucleolar protein 5-2 isoform X1 produces MLVLFETPAGFALFKVLDEGKLDKVEDLWKEFTTSDSARKKIDCLHNSAVMELMRGLRNQLTELVTGLGAQDLGPMSLGLSHSLSRYKLKFSPEKVDTMIIQAIGLLDDLDKELNTYAMRVREWYGWHFPELTKIVTDNIQYAKVVKMMGNRANAVNLDFSERSNAAILLCDTCICILKTQEGSVFHYQSSANT; encoded by the exons ATGTTGGTGCTCTTCGAAACCCCCGCTGGGTTCGCCCTGTTCAAGGTGCTCGACGAGGGGAAGCTCGACAAGGTCGAG GATCTATGGAAGGAGTTCACGACGTCGGACTCAGCAAGAAAG AAAATTGACTGCCTTCACAATAGTGCTGTGATGGAGCTGATGAGAGGGCTGAGAAATCAGCTCACCGAGCTTGTAACTGGGTTGGGTGCACAAGACCTTGGTCCAATGAGCTTGGGATTGTCCCACAGCTTGTCTAGGTATAAGCTGAAGTTCAGTCCTGAGAAG GTTGATACCATGATCATTCAAGCCATTGGATTATTGGATGATCTTGACAAGGAGCTTAACACTTACGCCATGAGAGTTCGTGAATGGTATGGCTGGCACTTTCCAGAACTCACCAAAATAGTTACAGATAATATACAGTATGCCAAAGTTGTGAAGATGATGGGCAACAGAGCTAATGCAGTCAACCTTGACTTTTCTGAG AGAAGCAATGCTGCTATACTACTCTGTGATACATGTATTTGTATTCTGAAAACTCAAGAAGGATCTGTCTTCCACTATCAAAGCTCGGCCAACACATAG